The Porphyrobacter sp. LM 6 sequence GCCGACGGCGGTGACGCTGGCGTGCGGCGGCGGAGCGGCGCAGTGGGATCGCCTCGCGCCCGCAATCGCGCGGCCTGCCTTCCGGCCCTATTACTCCGACGACGTCACCGGCGCGGAGATTGGCGGGGCGGTGAAGAACGTGCTGGCGATTGCCTGCGGGGTGGTCGATGGCCTCGCACTCGGCCAGAACGCGCGCGCGGCGCTGATCGCGCGCGGCTACGCCGAAATGCTGCGCTTCGGCGAGGCGCTGGGGGCCGAGGCGGAAACGCTGTCGGGCCTGTGCGGGTTGGGCGATCTGGTGCTGACCTGCTCCTCGACCTCCAGCCGCAACTTCTCCTTGGGCAAGGCCTTGGGCGAAGGCGCTAGCGCGGCCGATCTGATGGCCGACCGCCGCACTGTCGCCGAAGGGGCCTTCACCGCCCCGGTGCTTGCCGAACTGGCTGCGGCGCGCGGCATCGCCATGCCGATCGTCGATGCGGTGGGCGCGATCCTCGCGGGTGCCAATGCGCGGCGGGTGGTGGCCGAACTGCTCGCCCGCCCCTTGCGCGCCGAACTGGAAAGCGACGCCAAGGATATCGAAGCGTGAGCCAGCCGCCCGCCGATACCACGGCTGCTGCCGCCCCAGACGAGGATCTCGCCGCGCTGGCCAAAGGCGGACGCACCAACACGATGGGCTTCGTCGTGCGCCTGATCGCGCGCATCCCCTTCCTCGTCATCGCCACCCGCCTTTACGGCGCGGAATCGCTCGGGCGCTTCGCTTCGGCGATGGTGCTGATCGAGATTGTCGCGCTGGTGTGCTCGCTCGGCGAGAAGCGCGGGCTGGCGCAGCGCCTGTCCGAAGGTGCGGGCGATGACCGCAGAGCCGAGACGAACCTCGTCTATGACGGGATTGCGCTGGCACTGATCTATGCAGGCGTCGCGGCGCTGCTGCTGCTCGCCTTCCCCGAACCGATGTTCCCCAACGGGATGAGTTCGCCCTGGGACATATGGCTGGTCGCTACCATCCCCGCCTTTGCCGTCACCGAGATCCTGCTCGCCGCCCAAGCCTACCGCTTCGACATTGCCACCACGGTGCGCGCGCGGGCGGTGGTGGAGCCGTGGACGATCTCGATCGGCGCAGGCGTTTTCTTCTTCATTCCCGCCACGCGCGAGAGCGGGCTAGCGCTGGCCTTCATCACCTCGATCTATGCCGGATTGCTGACCGCGCTGTGGCCGTTCCTGAGAACCTACGGCCTGCCGAGGGACTGGCACCCGCGCCCGCGCGCGATGCTGGCGATGTCGGCGCGCGCCTTCCCGATTGTCGGCGCGGATGCGATCGAGCGCGGCACACGGCTGCTCGATATCTTCATCCTCGGCCTGTTCGCCCCGCCCTCGGCAGTCGGAATCTACTACGCCGCGCAGCAGATCGCCTCGCTGCCGCAGAAATTGAAGACCAGCTTCGAGCCGATCCTTTCCCCCGTCATCACCAAGAACCTGCGGATCGGCAACATGGAAGCCATCGCCGCGCAGGTGCGGCAGGTAGGGTTCTGGATCATCGCGGTGCAGCTCGGCATCGCGCTGGTGCTGGGCGTGCCGGGTGAGGCAGTGATGGGCCTGTGGGGGCCGGATTATGTCGCCGGCACCGCCGCGCTCGCCTTCCTGCTTGCCGCCGAAGTGGTCGCCTCGATGGCGGTCGTTTCGGAAAGCGTGCTCGTCTACATCGCCCGCAAGCGGAACCTTGCCATTTCCGTCGGCATTATCGCGCTGCAGGCGGTGCTCACCATCGCCTTCATCGAGCTGGCGAGCCGCTACGACATGGGCCGCGGGTTCCAGGCGGCAGGCGCTGCGGGCGCGTTGATGATCGCCCTCGCTGCATCGAGCCTGGTAAAGGCGCTGCTGCTCAAGTCGCTGCTCGGCGCGCCGGTCAACAACTGGCGCTGGGCGCTGGTCTATGCCGCCGCTCCGGCGGTGGTGGTGGGCTATATCTTCACCTGGCTGCCCGAATGGATGGAACTGATCATCGGCATCCCGGCGGTGCTGGCGACCTATGCCTGGGTCGTATGGCACCGCGGTTTCGGCGAGGAAGACAAGGTCCTGTTCCGCAAGAACGTCACTTCCCCGTCCGCCGACGATTCGTGACACGGCTTGAGCGCGGCGCGGCTGCGCTGCTAGAGCGCGTGGCGAAACCATACATCCGCAAGGGAGATACCCTGTGATTGCCGCCGATATGCCATCCTCGCTGCTGCTGGTTCTGATTGGCCTCGCCGTGCTGGCGGTGGTCGCCTGGGCCTTTGCCCGTTCGACCCGCAAGGCGAAGGTGATCGCCGACGATAGCGCCACCCCCCTCGCCCGCGACGTGCTGGCCGAAGGCGCCGCGCCCGCGCCGCGCAATCAGGCGCTGATCGATGCTGCCCCCGCGGCGGTGACGATCCCGCCCGCTCCGGCACCGGCTGAACCGGCCCCTGCGCCGACTCCGACTCTGGCCCCTGCTGGCGGCGCGGATGATCTTTCGCGCATCAAGGGGGTCGGCCCCAAGCTGGTCGCGCTGCTCGGCGAACTCGGCGTTACCACCTTCGCCCAGATCGCCGCGTGGGACGATGCCGAGGTCGAACGAATCGACGCGCAGCTCGGCCGTTTTGCCGGTCGGATCACCCGCGACCAGTGGATCGCGCAGGCAAAATTGCTCGCAGCGGGCGATGAAAGCACATTTGCGGCCCAATTCGGCAATAACGGATAAGATTCGTGCAAGCCTGACGTCCAATCCGTGTTACACCCTTGATGGGATTCGATTACACGGGAGACTACCGATGGCCTTGCGAATCCTTGTCGCCGAACACGACCACGTCACCGCCTGCGATCTTTGCGATACCGTTGCCGAGGCCGGTTACGAAGTCGAAGGCCCGCATGACGGGATCACCACCACGATCGAAGCCTGCCAGAGCCTGCGGCCCGATCTCGTCATCCTCGATATCGCATTGAGCGACGGGATGGGCCACGAGCTCGCGCAGCGTCTGCTCGACGACAACGTGCCGGTGATCCTGCATTCTGAACGCGACGCCGTGCCCGACGTGGCGGCCCGCTTTCCGCGTGCCACCACGCTGGCAAAGCCCTGCCCGCCGGCTGATCTGCTCGGCGCGGTCAGTCGGGTGTTGATGCCGGCTTAAGAGGAAACCCCACCAGTCGAATTCGTCTCCCCGGGCCTGATCCGGGGAGGCGGCGTGGTTCAGATCGTCAGTCGGCTCAGAAGCACCAAACCCCCGCTTGCCCCGCTGCGGGAAGCCTGCGATGCAGGGGCATGAGCATCATGAGACTCTACGGCTACTTCCGCTCTTCCACGTCATACCGCCTGCGGATCGCACTCAATCTGAAGGGCCTCGCCTTCGAGAATGTGCCGGTCAATCTCGTCACCGCCGAGAACAAGGCCCCCGAATTTACCGCGCGCAATCCGTTCGGTTCGCTCCCCATGCTCGAAGCCGACGGACGCGACCGCGCGCAATCGATGGCGCTGCTCGAATGGCTCGACGAAGCCTATCCTGAGCCGCGCTTTCTGCCGCAGGACATCGAAGCGCGTTACACGGTGCGCGAGCTCGCCTATGGCATCGCGACCGAGATTCACGCGGTGAACAACCTGCCGGTGCTGAAGTATCTCAAGGACCCGCTCGGCCACACGCAGGACGCGATCGACGTATGGTATCGCCACTGGCTGAAGCGCACGCTCGATCCGATCGAGGCGCGGCTCGCTCAGCTCGGCACCGGCGATTTCCTGCACAGCGATGCGCCCGGCCTGTTCGAGATCGTGTTGATCCCGCAACTCGCGAACGCGCGGCGGTTCCATTACGACCTCAGCGCCAGCCCCCACATGACCCGCATCGAGGCGGCGTGCCTTGCGCTCCCGGCCTTCGTAGCGGCGCACCCCGATAAACAACAAGACGCCACCTGAATTCTGGCCGGGAGAGAACAACACAATGAAGCTCGCAACCCTCAACAACGGCACGCGCGATGGCAAGCTGGTGGTGGTGTCGAAAGACCTCACCCGGTGCTGCGCCGCCGGCTACATCGCGCCGACGCTGCAAGCCGCGCTCGACGATTGGGACCGGATCGCGCCGGAGCTCGAAGTGCTCGCCCGCGATGTCGAACACGAAACCGTTCCGTGCGAGCGGTTCCACGAACGTCAGGCGCACTCGCCCCTGCCGCGTGCGTTCCAGTGGGCCGATGGCAGCGCCTATATCAACCACGTGGAGCTGGTGCGGAAGGCGCGCGGGGCCAAGGTGCCCGACAGCTTCTATCACGATCCCCTGATGTATCAGGGTGGCTCGGACAGCTTCCTGCCGCCGCGCGCCGATATCCCGCTGGGCGATCCGGCCTGGGGCTGCGACATGGAGGGCGAGATTGCCTGCATCACCGGCGATGTGCCGATGGGCTGCTCGGTCGAAGAGGCCGCAGGGCACATCAAGCTGATCATGCTGGTCAATGATGTGTCCCTGCGCGGCCTGATCCCGGCGGAGCTGGAAAAGGGCTTCGGCTTCTTCCAGTCCAAGCCCGCGAGCGCTTTTTCGCCCGTCGCGGTAACGCCCGATGAACTGGGCGCGGCGTGGGCCGATGGCCTCGTGCATCTGCCGCTGATGGTCGATCTGAACGGCAAGCCCTTCGGCCGCGCCAATGCGGGCGTGGATGCAACCTTCAATCTGCCGCAGCTCGTCGCCCATGCGGCCAAGACGCGCAATCTGGGTGCAGGCACGATCATCGGGACGGGCACGATTTCGAACAAGGGCGCCGATGGCGGGCCGGGCAAGCCGGTGGCCGAAGGCGGCGCGGGCTATTCGTGCATCGCGGAAATCCGCATGATCGAAACGATCCGTGATGGCGCTCCGGCGACCCCGTTCATGCAGGCGGGTGACACGGTGCGGATCGAAATGCGCGATGATCACAACCATTCGATCTTCGGCGCGATCGAACAGCACGTGGTTGCGGTTTAGGCGCGACCTTGCCGGGGGGCCTGGCCGGGTTAGAGCCCTGCTAGACCCCCTCTAGACCCCCCTTAGACCCCCTTTAGGCCCCGTTTGGGCCGATGTTCCACGTGGAGCATCAGGCATCAAAACCCAGGCTCTCGGCCACAGCGGCATTGACGATCTTGCCCTTGTGGACGTTGAGACCGGGGGCAAGATGCGGGTCATCTTCGCACGCCTTCAGCCCCTTGTTCGCCAGCGCCAGCCCGAACGGCAGGGTCGCATTGTTGAGCGCATAGGAGCTCGTCAGCGGCACCGCGCCGGGCATGTTGGCCACGCAGTAATGGATAATGGAATCAACCTCGTAGGTCGGGTTCTCGTGGGTGGTGGGGTGTGATGTTTCAAAGCACCCGCCCTGATCGATCGCGACATCAACCAGCACCGCGCGCCGCTTCATTTCGGGCAGCATGGCGCGGGTGACAAGATGCGGCGCGCTCGCCCCCGGGATCAGCACCGCGCCGATCACGACATCAGCCTGGGACACCGCCTGCTCGATCGTGCCGGCAGTGGAAAAGCGTGTGATTGCACGGCCTTGGAACATTTCGTCAAGCTGGCGCAGGCGCGGCAGCGAGCGGTCGAAAATCTCAACACTTGCCCCCAGACCCACCGCCATGCGCGCCGCCTGCGTGCCGACCACACCGCCGCCGAGGATCACGACTCGCGCCGGAAGTACGCCGGGCACGCCGCCCATCAAGGTACCGCGTCCGCCATTGCTGGCCCGGAGCGCCATCGCCCCCGCCTCGATCGCAAGCCGCCCTGCGACCTCGCTCATCGGCGCAAGCAGCGGCAACGCGCCGCCCGGCGCAGTCACGGTTTCATACGCCACCGCCGAAACACCTGAAGCCATAAGGCCCTTGGCCTGCTCGGGATCGGGGGCGAGGTGGAGATAGGTGAAGAGGATCTGGCCTTCGCGCAGTTGCACCCATTCGGACGGCTGCGGCTCCTTGACCTTCACGACCATCTCGGCGCGCGCAAAGACTTCGGCGGCCGTATCGACCACCTCGGCCCCGGCCTTGCGATAGACATCATCGTTCTTGTCGATGCCCAGTCCAGCGCCCGTTTCGACGATCACGCGGTGACCGGCCGCGACATATTCGCGCACCGCTTCGGGCGTGAGACCGACGCGGAATTCGCTCGGCTTGATTTCCTTGGGAACGCCGACCAGCATGATTCTCTCCTCGCGATGCAGCACAAACATTGCTAATGGAAGCGCAATAAAATTACAAGTTCGCGCAAGGTCGAACAAACGCAAGGAACTGTCCGATGACTGCCTATCCGGCTTTGAAAATGCTCATCAACGGCGAATGGATCGCCCACGGCGATGCGGGCGCGATGGATGTCATCAACCCGGCGACCGGACAGGCGATCGGGCAATGCCCCAAGGCCGGCCCCGCGCAGCTCGATGCCGCATTGAAGGCGGCGGACGATGCCTTCCCCGCCTGGAGCCGCACGCCCGCTGCCGAGCGCTACGCCATCCTGCGCCGCGCCGCCGATCTGCTGCGCGAACGCGCACCCGCCATCGCCAGCATAGTTACCGCCGAAATGGGCAAACCCCGCGCGCAGGCGGTGGGCGAGATCACCTCGTCCGCCGATGTGATCGATTTCCTTGGAGAAGAAGCCAAGCGCCGGGGTGGCCGCCTGATCCCGCCGCGCGGAAACCAGCTGATTGCGCAGATCGTGACGCACGAGCCCATCGGCCCGGCGGTGCTGCTCACCCCGTGGAATTTCCCCGTGAACCTGCCCGGCAAGAAGATCGCCGGTGCGCTGGCAGCGGGCTGCACGGCAATCCTGAAGCCCGCCGAAAACAGCCCGGCATCAGCGCAACTGCTGGTCGAATGCTTTGTCGACGCAGGCCTGCCCAAGGGCGTGCTGGGCCTCGTCTATGGCGAACCCGGCCCAGTGTCCGAACACTTGATTGCCTCGCCTGTCACCCGCAAGGTGAGCTTCACCGGCTCGACTGCGGTCGGCAAGCACCTCGGTGCGCTCGCCGCGCAGGGCATGAAGCGCTTCACCCCCGAACTCGGCGGCCACGCACCGGTGATCGTCAGCAAGACCGCCGATCTCGAACGCGCAGTCGCGGCCTGCGCATCGACCAAGTTCCGCAACGCGGGGCAGGTCTGCGTCTCGCCCACCCGCTTCCTCGTCGCGAGCGAGATCTACGACCGCTTCGTTGCTGACTTCGCCGCCTATGCCGGCAAGCTGAAGGTCGGCGATCCGGGCGCCGACGCGAGCGTGGACATGGGCCCCCTCGCCCACGCCCGCCGGATTTCCGCGATGGAACAGGTGGTCGCCGATGCGGGCGGCAACCGCGGCGAGGTGGTGACCGGCGGCAAGGCGATTGCCGGGAGCGGCTTCTTCTTCGAGCCGACCGTGATCGCCAATCCTGCCCCCGACAGTCGCTTCATGACCGAGGAGCCCTTCGGCCCCATCGCCGGGATCGTGCCCTTCGAGCACATCGAGGATGCCGTGCGGATCGCCAATGGGTTGCGCTATGGCCTCGCCGCCTACGCCTTCAGCAGCGATCTCGACGAGGCGCATTACCTTGGGCGGAGCCTGCGTGCGGGGATGGTCGGGATCAATCAGCTGATCGTGTCATCGCCCGAAACCCCGTTTGGCGGCGTTGGCGATAGCGGCTTCGGATCGGAAGGCGGCGAGGAAGGCTACCTCGCCTTTACCGATACCAAGCTGGTGATGCTGGCGAAGGCAGGCGGCTGACACCGGCCTGCTTGCGGCGTTAAGCGATCAGGCTAGCGAGGCGCGAGAGGATCGTCCGGCGCGGTTGCATCGGTTGGATGCGGCCATAGCGCGCGCGGCGCGAATGTTCGTCCTGAATGCACACTGTGCGGCGCATAGGGTCTGGCCCGCTGGACCAGATAGTTGGTCTTGCCATTGAACACGTCCCGATTCGCTTATGTTATCTTTCAATTTAACAGCAAATCTGTGGAAAACGTAAGAGAAATATGGTTAACAACCTTGCGCCTCGCCGAGCCTAGCCATCGGTCCGTCGCACTCCGGCAGCGCGCACGTCTGCGAGGGTCGGGTAACCGTTAACGGCCATCAGCAGGTCGGCTTCCGCGAGGATCGATCTTAATACCCACGCCGCGCCCTCTGCGCCGCCGAGCGCGAGCCCATAGGTATAGGGCCGCCCCACCCCTACCGCACGCGCACCCATCGCCAGCGCCTTGACGGCATCGGTGCCGGAGCGGATTCCGCTGTCAAACAGCACCGGCACATCGCCCGATGCTTTCACTACGTCTTCGAGCAGATCGATGGTCGCGATCCCGCCATTGGCCTGCCGCCCGCCATGGTTCGAACAATAGACCGCATCCGCCCCGCTATCGACCGCACGGCGCGCGTCATCGGGGTGGCAGATGCCTTTGAGCACGATCGGCAGCTTGGTCACGGACTTGAACCACGCCATGTCGTCCCAGGTCAGCACCTGTCCGAAGGTCGCCGCCCAGGTGAAGATCGCCGCCGCAGGGTCTTCTTCGGGCGGCTTGGCCAGCAGCGAGCGGAACACCGGATCGACAAAGTAGTTCTGCAGCACTTTGCCGCGCAGCTGCGGGAAGTTCGACGCATTCAGGTCGCGCGGTCGCCAGCCGGTCACCCAGGTATCCAGCGTCACGACGAGCGCCTTGTAGCCGGCATCCTCGGCGCGGCGGATCAGGCTCGTCGCCAGCTCCTTGTTTTTGGGGGTGTAGAGCTGGAACCACGCCGGAGTATCGCCGCAGGCCGCCTTCACGTCCTCGAGCGGATCATTGGC is a genomic window containing:
- a CDS encoding NAD(P)H-dependent glycerol-3-phosphate dehydrogenase codes for the protein MSGRETIGVIGAGAWGTALAQMLASDGRDVVLWAYEAEVVAAINAEHRNPLYLPSATLAPTIRATGDLADFAAIDTLLVVTPAQVLGKVLGGLVKAPRDLVLCSKGIEAGTGRLMNDVAREASPESAIAVLSGPTFAHEVAAGLPTAVTLACGGGAAQWDRLAPAIARPAFRPYYSDDVTGAEIGGAVKNVLAIACGVVDGLALGQNARAALIARGYAEMLRFGEALGAEAETLSGLCGLGDLVLTCSSTSSRNFSLGKALGEGASAADLMADRRTVAEGAFTAPVLAELAAARGIAMPIVDAVGAILAGANARRVVAELLARPLRAELESDAKDIEA
- a CDS encoding lipopolysaccharide biosynthesis protein; the protein is MGFVVRLIARIPFLVIATRLYGAESLGRFASAMVLIEIVALVCSLGEKRGLAQRLSEGAGDDRRAETNLVYDGIALALIYAGVAALLLLAFPEPMFPNGMSSPWDIWLVATIPAFAVTEILLAAQAYRFDIATTVRARAVVEPWTISIGAGVFFFIPATRESGLALAFITSIYAGLLTALWPFLRTYGLPRDWHPRPRAMLAMSARAFPIVGADAIERGTRLLDIFILGLFAPPSAVGIYYAAQQIASLPQKLKTSFEPILSPVITKNLRIGNMEAIAAQVRQVGFWIIAVQLGIALVLGVPGEAVMGLWGPDYVAGTAALAFLLAAEVVASMAVVSESVLVYIARKRNLAISVGIIALQAVLTIAFIELASRYDMGRGFQAAGAAGALMIALAASSLVKALLLKSLLGAPVNNWRWALVYAAAPAVVVGYIFTWLPEWMELIIGIPAVLATYAWVVWHRGFGEEDKVLFRKNVTSPSADDS
- a CDS encoding response regulator, yielding MALRILVAEHDHVTACDLCDTVAEAGYEVEGPHDGITTTIEACQSLRPDLVILDIALSDGMGHELAQRLLDDNVPVILHSERDAVPDVAARFPRATTLAKPCPPADLLGAVSRVLMPA
- the maiA gene encoding maleylacetoacetate isomerase; this encodes MRLYGYFRSSTSYRLRIALNLKGLAFENVPVNLVTAENKAPEFTARNPFGSLPMLEADGRDRAQSMALLEWLDEAYPEPRFLPQDIEARYTVRELAYGIATEIHAVNNLPVLKYLKDPLGHTQDAIDVWYRHWLKRTLDPIEARLAQLGTGDFLHSDAPGLFEIVLIPQLANARRFHYDLSASPHMTRIEAACLALPAFVAAHPDKQQDAT
- a CDS encoding fumarylacetoacetate hydrolase family protein — translated: MKLATLNNGTRDGKLVVVSKDLTRCCAAGYIAPTLQAALDDWDRIAPELEVLARDVEHETVPCERFHERQAHSPLPRAFQWADGSAYINHVELVRKARGAKVPDSFYHDPLMYQGGSDSFLPPRADIPLGDPAWGCDMEGEIACITGDVPMGCSVEEAAGHIKLIMLVNDVSLRGLIPAELEKGFGFFQSKPASAFSPVAVTPDELGAAWADGLVHLPLMVDLNGKPFGRANAGVDATFNLPQLVAHAAKTRNLGAGTIIGTGTISNKGADGGPGKPVAEGGAGYSCIAEIRMIETIRDGAPATPFMQAGDTVRIEMRDDHNHSIFGAIEQHVVAV
- the ald gene encoding alanine dehydrogenase, with the protein product MLVGVPKEIKPSEFRVGLTPEAVREYVAAGHRVIVETGAGLGIDKNDDVYRKAGAEVVDTAAEVFARAEMVVKVKEPQPSEWVQLREGQILFTYLHLAPDPEQAKGLMASGVSAVAYETVTAPGGALPLLAPMSEVAGRLAIEAGAMALRASNGGRGTLMGGVPGVLPARVVILGGGVVGTQAARMAVGLGASVEIFDRSLPRLRQLDEMFQGRAITRFSTAGTIEQAVSQADVVIGAVLIPGASAPHLVTRAMLPEMKRRAVLVDVAIDQGGCFETSHPTTHENPTYEVDSIIHYCVANMPGAVPLTSSYALNNATLPFGLALANKGLKACEDDPHLAPGLNVHKGKIVNAAVAESLGFDA
- a CDS encoding NAD-dependent succinate-semialdehyde dehydrogenase, which translates into the protein MTAYPALKMLINGEWIAHGDAGAMDVINPATGQAIGQCPKAGPAQLDAALKAADDAFPAWSRTPAAERYAILRRAADLLRERAPAIASIVTAEMGKPRAQAVGEITSSADVIDFLGEEAKRRGGRLIPPRGNQLIAQIVTHEPIGPAVLLTPWNFPVNLPGKKIAGALAAGCTAILKPAENSPASAQLLVECFVDAGLPKGVLGLVYGEPGPVSEHLIASPVTRKVSFTGSTAVGKHLGALAAQGMKRFTPELGGHAPVIVSKTADLERAVAACASTKFRNAGQVCVSPTRFLVASEIYDRFVADFAAYAGKLKVGDPGADASVDMGPLAHARRISAMEQVVADAGGNRGEVVTGGKAIAGSGFFFEPTVIANPAPDSRFMTEEPFGPIAGIVPFEHIEDAVRIANGLRYGLAAYAFSSDLDEAHYLGRSLRAGMVGINQLIVSSPETPFGGVGDSGFGSEGGEEGYLAFTDTKLVMLAKAGG
- a CDS encoding alpha-hydroxy-acid oxidizing protein, which encodes MSNFGGMQNEIYNAGLRGILPTFPVDFATLEKRAHEALGPSLTNYVAGGCGDEHTQDQNAAAFHHWGMVPRMMVDCSTRDLSIELFGHRYPTPLFMAPIGLNGEASQDRHGDMAAARASAMTGVPFCASTLANDPLEDVKAACGDTPAWFQLYTPKNKELATSLIRRAEDAGYKALVVTLDTWVTGWRPRDLNASNFPQLRGKVLQNYFVDPVFRSLLAKPPEEDPAAAIFTWAATFGQVLTWDDMAWFKSVTKLPIVLKGICHPDDARRAVDSGADAVYCSNHGGRQANGGIATIDLLEDVVKASGDVPVLFDSGIRSGTDAVKALAMGARAVGVGRPYTYGLALGGAEGAAWVLRSILAEADLLMAVNGYPTLADVRAAGVRRTDG